In the Chlorobium limicola DSM 245 genome, one interval contains:
- a CDS encoding class II fructose-bisphosphate aldolase → MEKMSVSYKDLGLVNSRDLFAKAVKGGYAIPAYNFNNLEQLQAIIMACAETASPVILQVSKGARSYANETLLKFLAQGAVAYAAELGTPVPIVLHLDHGDSFELCKDCIESGFSSVMIDGSHLSYEDNVALTKKVVEYAHQYDVTVEGELGVLAGIEDEVSAAHHTYTQPEEVEDFVSKTGVDSLAISIGTSHGAFKFKPGEDPKIRLDILSEIEQRIPGFPIVLHGASSVPQELVQIINAHGGKLKDAIGISEDQLRLAAKSAVCKINIDSDGRLAMTAAVRKVLDEKPEEFDPRKYLGPARDSLKKLYIHKIMNVLGSNGKA, encoded by the coding sequence ATGGAAAAGATGTCCGTAAGCTATAAAGATCTGGGACTTGTCAACAGCCGCGACCTTTTCGCAAAAGCCGTCAAGGGCGGTTATGCCATTCCGGCCTACAACTTCAATAATCTTGAGCAGTTACAGGCAATCATCATGGCCTGCGCCGAAACTGCTTCACCGGTAATCCTTCAGGTTTCCAAAGGAGCGAGAAGCTACGCTAACGAAACGCTTCTGAAATTCCTTGCCCAAGGAGCGGTAGCGTATGCTGCCGAACTCGGAACTCCGGTACCTATCGTGCTTCATCTCGATCATGGAGACAGTTTCGAACTCTGCAAGGATTGTATCGAATCCGGTTTTTCGTCGGTCATGATCGATGGCTCTCATCTTTCCTATGAAGATAACGTCGCTCTCACGAAAAAAGTTGTCGAATACGCTCATCAATATGATGTTACCGTCGAAGGCGAACTCGGCGTGCTGGCAGGTATCGAAGACGAAGTTTCCGCTGCCCATCACACCTATACCCAGCCGGAAGAGGTAGAAGACTTCGTTTCGAAAACCGGCGTTGACAGTCTTGCCATCTCCATCGGCACTTCGCACGGAGCATTCAAGTTCAAACCCGGCGAGGATCCGAAAATCCGTCTTGACATTCTCAGCGAAATCGAGCAGCGCATTCCCGGCTTTCCTATTGTGCTTCATGGCGCATCCTCCGTTCCCCAGGAGCTTGTTCAGATCATCAACGCGCACGGCGGCAAACTCAAAGACGCCATAGGTATCAGCGAAGATCAGCTTCGTCTTGCGGCCAAGTCCGCTGTATGCAAAATCAATATCGATTCCGACGGGCGACTTGCCATGACGGCAGCTGTCCGCAAGGTGCTCGATGAAAAACCCGAAGAGTTCGATCCGCGAAAATATCTCGGACCTGCAAGGGATTCCCTCAAGAAACTCTATATCCACAAAATCATGAACGTTCTCGGCTCGAACGGAAAAGCCTGA
- a CDS encoding M20 metallopeptidase family protein — translation MNTDISAVLAKRIRKRASEIFPETVSLRREIHLHPELSYEEVRTTALIIDYLRKIGIEPESPFLETGVVALIRGEGSDCGKRSLIALRADIDALPVTEENSHGFCSAEPGKMHACGHDMHTAMLLGAAKLIMEFRSELRGDVLLIFQPAEEKAPGGARPLIEAGLFWRFKPDAILGQHCFPSVETGKVALSKGSFMAATDELYFTVHGQGGHASAPHKAADPVLGAAHIITAVQHLVSRVAPPHEPAVVSIASIHGGNAPNVIPSTVTMSGTMRTMNESLRAKLKERLRETVTCTARALGVEAELEIRTGYPVLVNDPEVTEEAETFCREFLGERNVLQSESLMTAEDFAYYLQEVPGTFWQIGTGTGSAEGGNTLHSATFNPEERALETGTGLLAYAAFRFFM, via the coding sequence ATGAATACAGATATTTCAGCCGTACTTGCAAAACGGATCCGGAAGCGTGCATCGGAGATTTTTCCTGAAACGGTTTCACTGCGCAGAGAGATCCATCTGCACCCGGAACTTTCCTATGAAGAGGTACGAACGACCGCGCTGATAATCGATTATCTGCGAAAGATCGGCATCGAGCCGGAGTCGCCTTTTCTTGAAACCGGTGTCGTTGCCCTGATCCGCGGCGAAGGGAGTGATTGCGGCAAGCGGAGTCTGATAGCCCTGAGAGCCGATATCGATGCGCTGCCGGTCACTGAAGAAAACAGCCACGGTTTCTGTTCGGCCGAACCAGGAAAAATGCACGCCTGCGGGCATGATATGCATACGGCCATGCTGCTGGGAGCAGCCAAACTGATTATGGAGTTCCGTTCCGAACTGCGAGGCGACGTGCTGCTGATTTTTCAGCCTGCCGAGGAAAAAGCACCGGGCGGCGCAAGGCCGTTGATTGAAGCCGGTCTTTTCTGGCGATTCAAACCGGATGCCATTCTCGGACAACACTGTTTTCCAAGCGTGGAAACCGGCAAGGTCGCACTCTCAAAAGGCAGTTTCATGGCGGCTACCGATGAGTTGTATTTTACGGTTCACGGACAGGGGGGACATGCGTCGGCTCCGCATAAGGCGGCGGATCCGGTGCTTGGCGCAGCACATATCATTACCGCGGTTCAGCATCTTGTGAGTCGCGTAGCCCCTCCGCATGAACCGGCCGTTGTTTCCATTGCCTCGATTCACGGTGGCAACGCTCCGAATGTGATTCCCTCTACCGTAACGATGTCGGGCACCATGCGCACCATGAACGAGTCGCTGCGAGCAAAGCTCAAGGAGCGGCTTAGGGAAACGGTGACCTGTACCGCCAGAGCTCTGGGAGTGGAGGCGGAACTTGAAATACGAACCGGGTATCCCGTACTGGTCAATGATCCGGAGGTAACCGAAGAAGCGGAAACCTTCTGTCGGGAGTTTCTTGGCGAACGGAATGTTCTGCAGAGCGAATCGCTGATGACCGCTGAGGATTTTGCCTATTATCTGCAGGAGGTTCCAGGAACCTTCTGGCAGATCGGAACCGGTACCGGTTCGGCGGAGGGGGGCAATACCCTGCACTCGGCAACGTTCAATCCCGAAGAGCGGGCTCTGGAAACCGGAACCGGACTGCTTGCCTATGCCGCATTCAGGTTTTTTATGTAA
- a CDS encoding helix-turn-helix domain-containing protein: METVLSLGQRVKALRDHFALRQDEFGIKIGISGNRVSEIENDKGGTTASVLMSLCREFPVNPEWMLSGRGKMLKGEAETSLPEVDFGIRLNLLERQMRHVLHGGAERDTGEQLARVPLYIAAVPAGTPDIAGGEVEEYLDMPSSWIRGKKNIYALKVNGDSMIDIGIMHGDTLLVEATEKAKHGQVVIASINGEVTVKTLSISVGGAVSLVPENPIYHPIAITPDMDFRILGTVLAAVRHYG; encoded by the coding sequence ATGGAAACAGTTCTTTCTCTCGGCCAGCGCGTCAAAGCACTTCGTGATCATTTTGCTCTCCGTCAGGATGAGTTCGGGATAAAAATAGGTATTTCCGGCAACCGGGTTTCCGAAATCGAAAACGATAAGGGCGGAACGACCGCATCCGTTCTGATGTCTCTGTGCAGGGAATTTCCCGTCAATCCGGAATGGATGCTCTCCGGCAGGGGCAAAATGCTCAAAGGCGAGGCAGAAACCTCGTTGCCCGAAGTTGATTTCGGAATCCGCCTCAATCTGCTTGAACGTCAGATGCGTCATGTTCTGCATGGTGGGGCTGAGCGTGATACAGGAGAGCAGCTTGCGAGAGTCCCCCTCTATATCGCTGCAGTCCCCGCAGGTACGCCCGATATAGCAGGCGGCGAGGTCGAAGAGTATCTCGATATGCCTTCATCCTGGATTCGGGGTAAAAAGAACATCTATGCGCTCAAGGTCAACGGCGACAGCATGATCGATATAGGCATCATGCACGGCGATACACTGCTTGTCGAAGCAACAGAAAAAGCCAAACACGGTCAGGTGGTCATAGCAAGCATCAACGGCGAAGTGACCGTCAAAACACTCTCCATCAGCGTCGGCGGAGCGGTTTCGCTTGTCCCTGAGAACCCGATCTATCACCCGATAGCCATCACTCCCGACATGGATTTCCGCATTCTCGGTACCGTCCTCGCCGCAGTACGGCATTACGGATAA
- a CDS encoding transposase produces MPRGARLDAPGTLHHVMVRGIEGNSIVEDDSDRNYFVTRLGIVAAASGTNIYAWALMTNHAHILLKSGPTGLSSFMRKLLTGYASYYNRRYKRHGHLFQNRYKSIVCDENAYFLKLVSYIHLNPLRAGLVCSLDELERYPWCGHAVIMKMIRRDWQERAYVLGCFGDQESSACKTYREYVASECGLGRQPELTGGGLTRSLGGWSEVKGQRQRGEKSFSDERILGSEGFVKEILKEAEEHRKTRFPAIPLELEAQKRLDELCREAGVSLHALQGGSRNRTCSSIRRQLVREYVEELGMSYAGAARLLGVSASAVTQMLLRK; encoded by the coding sequence ATGCCGAGAGGAGCAAGACTTGACGCACCAGGAACGCTGCACCACGTTATGGTTCGAGGCATTGAAGGAAACAGCATCGTCGAAGATGATTCCGACCGCAACTATTTCGTTACCCGTCTGGGCATCGTAGCTGCGGCATCCGGCACGAACATTTATGCCTGGGCGCTGATGACCAACCATGCGCATATTCTGTTGAAAAGCGGACCGACCGGACTCTCCTCCTTTATGCGCAAACTCCTGACCGGATACGCCTCTTACTACAACCGAAGGTATAAGCGCCACGGGCATCTGTTTCAGAACAGATATAAATCGATTGTCTGCGACGAGAATGCCTATTTTCTCAAATTGGTCAGCTATATCCATCTCAATCCGTTACGAGCAGGTCTTGTCTGTTCGCTTGACGAACTTGAGCGCTATCCCTGGTGCGGTCATGCCGTCATCATGAAAATGATCCGGCGGGATTGGCAGGAACGGGCATATGTTCTTGGCTGTTTCGGAGATCAAGAATCTTCAGCCTGTAAAACATACCGTGAATATGTTGCGTCGGAATGTGGACTTGGTAGACAACCGGAGCTGACCGGAGGAGGATTGACCCGTTCTCTTGGCGGATGGTCGGAAGTCAAAGGGCAGCGGCAACGCGGAGAGAAATCCTTCAGTGACGAAAGAATACTGGGTAGTGAAGGATTTGTAAAAGAAATCCTGAAAGAAGCTGAAGAACATAGAAAAACCCGGTTTCCGGCCATACCGCTTGAACTCGAAGCCCAGAAGCGACTGGATGAGCTTTGTCGTGAAGCGGGAGTCTCGCTGCATGCACTGCAGGGCGGAAGCCGTAATCGGACTTGTTCTTCGATACGCAGACAACTGGTGCGGGAGTATGTAGAAGAACTGGGGATGTCGTATGCCGGGGCGGCGAGGTTGCTGGGCGTTTCAGCTTCAGCGGTGACTCAGATGCTCCTGAGGAAATAA
- a CDS encoding CBS domain-containing protein — MLLSECIENCLDRTYPFFTDTAFATEVLDIMQEKGIDSAPVLHDGKAVAVVTLADVLPARRHPEKKEGLRLSEMRISEVKSIGHHEHLFDLFEQLPLFAHSIIPVSDDDGRYAGIIEQRKILRKIAELFHLGKEATTLELELPSHSLKLSEVIATLEKNDATLLSFGSSFADSDKERIIVTFRVQTHDQFRLVKNMEKYGYTVRYASPLSQSEYDELREKALEFIRYMDM; from the coding sequence ATGCTGCTGAGTGAGTGCATAGAAAATTGTCTTGACAGAACTTATCCGTTTTTTACTGACACAGCCTTTGCTACGGAGGTTCTCGACATCATGCAGGAAAAGGGCATTGACAGTGCTCCTGTCCTGCATGACGGGAAAGCTGTGGCTGTTGTAACGCTTGCCGATGTTTTGCCGGCACGACGGCACCCGGAAAAAAAGGAAGGCCTCCGCCTGAGCGAGATGCGTATCAGCGAGGTCAAAAGCATCGGTCATCATGAACATCTTTTCGATCTTTTCGAACAGTTACCCTTATTTGCGCATTCAATTATTCCGGTATCCGATGACGACGGCAGGTATGCCGGTATTATCGAACAAAGAAAGATCCTTCGAAAAATTGCGGAGTTGTTCCATCTGGGAAAGGAAGCAACGACTCTTGAACTCGAGTTGCCGTCGCACAGCCTCAAACTCTCGGAAGTTATTGCCACTCTCGAGAAAAACGATGCGACACTCCTGAGTTTCGGTTCATCCTTTGCAGATTCCGATAAAGAGAGGATAATAGTAACCTTCAGGGTTCAGACACACGATCAGTTCCGTCTGGTCAAAAACATGGAAAAATACGGGTATACGGTTCGCTACGCATCGCCACTGTCGCAATCGGAGTATGACGAACTGAGAGAAAAGGCGCTTGAATTCATACGCTATATGGATATGTAG
- the rpiB gene encoding ribose 5-phosphate isomerase B, which yields MKIAVGSDHAGFELKNYVVQWLQENGHEPVDMGPFNEESVDYPDYARKVGESIVDGTCQEGVLLCGTGIGVSISANKVKGIRAALACRPEFATLARQHNNANIICFSARFTDRETIAKSLENWFAADFEGGRHERRVNKIEPCC from the coding sequence ATGAAGATTGCAGTTGGTAGCGATCACGCTGGTTTTGAACTCAAAAACTATGTCGTCCAGTGGCTTCAGGAAAACGGCCATGAGCCTGTTGATATGGGCCCTTTCAATGAAGAGTCGGTTGATTATCCTGATTACGCCAGAAAAGTAGGCGAAAGCATCGTGGACGGCACCTGTCAGGAGGGAGTTCTCTTATGCGGAACCGGTATCGGCGTTTCGATTTCGGCGAACAAGGTGAAGGGCATACGAGCCGCTCTGGCCTGCAGGCCTGAATTCGCAACACTTGCACGGCAGCATAATAATGCAAATATTATCTGTTTCTCTGCCCGGTTTACCGACAGGGAAACCATTGCGAAAAGTCTTGAAAACTGGTTTGCCGCTGATTTTGAAGGCGGAAGACATGAAAGAAGGGTCAATAAAATCGAACCATGCTGCTGA
- the ppk1 gene encoding polyphosphate kinase 1 produces MEQEKNVITETVPALPDLRDPAYYINRELSWIEFNQRVLEEALVPAAHPLLERAKFISIFSSNLDEYFMIRVAGIEDQMDAGIQERTIDGLTPSEQLEKIRSRILLQLHQRNECFYNDILPALAEKGLEFVRFADMSAENQEVLRLYFRQEIFPVLTPLAFDTGHPFPFLSNLSLNLAIELEDEESCTHKFARVKVPSILPRLIHLERIENVVFEDGVFRYLWLEDLIANNLELLFPKMKIINSHLFRVIRNADMEIEEDEAGDLLETIEQGIRSRRYGKVVRLDIGPEMPDSVRKLLMNNLDVTERNIYEISGVLGLSCLIDLLRVDRPDLKDEPFVPVNKIDEQFEGDVFTAVSAKDRLLYHPYDSFQPVVDFITQAAEDPDVLSIKQTLYRVGSKSPIVKALMNAVEHGKQVAVLVELKARFDEENNIVWARALEDVGAHVIYGLPGLKTHAKLTMVVRREHHKLKRYLHLGTGNYNTATGKIYTDYSLFTVNERLAMEVAELFNALTGYSKYTEYKKLLVSPINTRKKIIGMIEREVELHRKEGSGRIIMKMNALVDDKTIRALYRASCAGVRIDLIVRGICCLKPGIPGISDHIRVISIIGRFLEHSRAYYFTNAGQCELYLGSADIMQRNLDHRVETLFPVLDKDIIQLVKSDLELMLIDNTKSWEMLPDGSYRKVSCEGTEINSQKIFLNQSARKKFSKKFKAEES; encoded by the coding sequence ATGGAACAGGAAAAAAACGTAATCACCGAAACCGTTCCGGCACTGCCGGACCTTCGCGACCCCGCGTACTATATCAACAGGGAGTTGAGCTGGATCGAGTTCAACCAGAGGGTGCTGGAAGAAGCGCTGGTGCCTGCCGCCCATCCGCTTCTGGAGCGCGCCAAGTTCATCTCGATTTTCAGCTCCAATCTCGATGAATATTTTATGATCCGTGTTGCCGGTATCGAAGATCAGATGGATGCCGGGATCCAGGAGCGAACTATCGACGGCTTGACCCCTTCGGAGCAGCTCGAAAAGATCCGATCAAGAATTCTCCTGCAGCTTCATCAGCGCAACGAATGTTTTTATAACGATATTTTGCCGGCGCTCGCAGAAAAAGGTTTGGAGTTTGTCCGTTTTGCCGATATGAGCGCTGAAAACCAGGAGGTTCTGCGTCTCTATTTCCGTCAGGAGATTTTCCCTGTGCTGACCCCTCTGGCTTTCGATACCGGCCACCCGTTTCCGTTTCTCTCGAATCTCTCCCTGAATCTTGCTATCGAGCTGGAGGACGAGGAGAGCTGTACGCACAAATTCGCCCGAGTCAAGGTTCCGAGCATTCTGCCCCGGTTGATCCATCTCGAACGTATCGAAAATGTAGTGTTCGAGGATGGCGTTTTTCGTTATCTGTGGCTTGAAGATCTCATCGCCAACAATCTCGAGTTGCTGTTTCCGAAAATGAAAATAATCAACTCGCATCTGTTCAGGGTTATCCGTAATGCTGACATGGAAATCGAGGAGGACGAAGCCGGAGATCTTCTCGAAACGATAGAGCAGGGAATACGTTCCAGACGTTACGGCAAGGTTGTTCGTCTCGATATCGGGCCGGAAATGCCCGATTCGGTCAGAAAACTGCTGATGAACAATCTTGATGTGACCGAACGGAACATCTATGAAATATCGGGGGTATTAGGGCTCTCCTGCCTTATCGATCTCCTCAGGGTCGACCGTCCGGATCTCAAGGATGAGCCTTTCGTACCGGTTAACAAGATAGACGAACAGTTCGAGGGCGATGTATTTACTGCCGTCAGTGCCAAAGATCGCCTTCTCTATCATCCCTACGACTCTTTCCAGCCTGTTGTGGATTTCATCACCCAGGCAGCCGAAGATCCCGATGTGCTTTCCATCAAGCAGACTCTTTACCGGGTAGGAAGCAAATCCCCGATCGTCAAGGCGCTTATGAATGCCGTTGAACACGGTAAACAGGTTGCCGTACTGGTTGAACTCAAAGCCCGATTCGATGAAGAGAACAACATCGTTTGGGCCAGAGCGCTTGAAGATGTCGGCGCTCATGTAATCTATGGGCTGCCGGGTTTGAAAACCCATGCAAAACTTACCATGGTTGTTCGCAGGGAGCACCACAAACTGAAACGCTACCTGCATCTCGGTACCGGAAACTACAATACGGCAACCGGAAAAATCTATACCGATTACAGCCTTTTTACGGTCAACGAGCGTCTTGCAATGGAGGTGGCAGAACTGTTCAACGCGCTTACCGGTTACTCGAAATATACGGAGTACAAGAAACTCCTCGTATCGCCGATCAATACCAGAAAAAAAATCATCGGGATGATCGAAAGGGAGGTTGAACTGCACAGAAAAGAGGGCAGCGGCCGGATTATCATGAAAATGAACGCCCTTGTGGACGACAAAACCATCAGGGCTCTGTATAGGGCATCATGTGCGGGTGTACGGATCGATCTTATCGTACGCGGCATCTGCTGCCTGAAGCCGGGAATCCCTGGTATCAGTGACCATATCCGGGTTATCAGCATCATAGGAAGATTTCTTGAACACAGCCGCGCTTATTATTTTACAAATGCCGGGCAATGTGAGTTGTATCTTGGGAGTGCCGATATTATGCAGAGAAATCTCGACCACCGGGTTGAAACGCTCTTTCCCGTCCTTGACAAGGACATTATTCAGTTGGTAAAATCCGATCTTGAACTTATGCTTATCGACAACACCAAGTCATGGGAGATGCTGCCTGACGGTTCGTATCGGAAAGTGAGCTGCGAGGGAACGGAAATCAACAGCCAGAAAATTTTTCTCAATCAGTCGGCAAGAAAAAAGTTTTCAAAAAAATTTAAAGCAGAAGAGTCATGA
- a CDS encoding 5-formyltetrahydrofolate cyclo-ligase, whose product MSRLTISKQLLRKELLVRRKMMPEREWFEKSALIASEVLNIREVVEAEHILVYLSIDETREVYTGELVSGLLEAGKRLSVPVVDQRRLLAVRYEPGQKLRRGIFGQSEPESIRPVDASLLQVVLLPLVAVDERGCRMGYGMGFYDRFLAELASHKCFPCRAGLAFRLQIVPELPCDSWDEPLDYAVHEDGLIHFM is encoded by the coding sequence ATGAGCCGCCTTACGATATCGAAACAGCTCCTTCGAAAAGAACTTCTTGTCCGCCGAAAAATGATGCCGGAACGGGAGTGGTTTGAAAAAAGCGCATTAATCGCATCGGAAGTGCTGAATATCAGGGAGGTCGTCGAAGCCGAGCATATTCTCGTTTATCTTTCAATCGATGAAACCCGTGAGGTTTACACCGGCGAGCTTGTTTCAGGGCTATTGGAAGCGGGCAAGAGGCTTTCCGTGCCGGTTGTGGATCAGCGGCGTCTTCTGGCAGTCAGGTACGAGCCGGGGCAAAAACTCCGTCGCGGCATTTTCGGCCAGTCGGAACCTGAATCGATTCGTCCCGTCGATGCGTCCCTTCTGCAGGTTGTGCTTCTGCCGCTTGTAGCTGTTGACGAGAGAGGGTGCCGCATGGGTTATGGAATGGGATTTTATGACCGGTTTCTTGCGGAACTGGCCTCGCACAAATGCTTTCCGTGCCGCGCAGGACTTGCGTTCCGCTTGCAGATTGTTCCGGAATTACCCTGTGATTCATGGGATGAACCGCTTGATTATGCCGTGCATGAGGACGGATTAATACATTTTATGTAA
- a CDS encoding fumarylacetoacetate hydrolase family protein: MSRSIESSSITPGTVYCIAKNYPEHAREMLLWEESPQQFVPPAEHLEPIVFIKPPSAVETGGITQIPEFEGRPLSENMHFEAEIVLLIGMDCDDCPEEDAIKAVKGYGAGLDMTLRDVQLEAKKQGDPWLKSKGFKKSALISDFVLRNEAGSWQDLEIFLDCNGKRVQHGYFSDAIFSPPFLVHYLSALYGLRKGDLIFTGTPAGVGRVAAGDMLEARLCKRSSFENESYELTALTATVLQGMSRH, encoded by the coding sequence ATGTCCCGATCGATAGAATCATCTTCAATTACTCCAGGAACCGTTTACTGCATCGCAAAAAACTACCCTGAACATGCCAGAGAAATGCTGCTCTGGGAAGAAAGCCCTCAGCAGTTTGTTCCTCCGGCCGAACACCTCGAGCCGATCGTTTTTATCAAGCCCCCTTCAGCGGTGGAAACCGGCGGCATAACACAGATTCCTGAATTTGAAGGCAGACCGCTCTCCGAGAACATGCATTTCGAAGCTGAAATCGTCCTGCTCATCGGCATGGATTGCGACGACTGTCCGGAAGAGGACGCCATCAAGGCCGTCAAAGGTTACGGTGCCGGCCTTGATATGACGCTTAGGGATGTGCAGCTCGAAGCAAAAAAACAGGGGGACCCTTGGCTGAAAAGCAAAGGGTTTAAAAAAAGCGCCCTGATATCCGATTTCGTTCTCCGCAACGAGGCCGGCAGTTGGCAGGATCTTGAAATATTTCTTGACTGCAACGGAAAGCGGGTTCAACACGGTTATTTCTCGGATGCCATTTTTTCTCCGCCTTTTCTTGTTCATTATCTCTCTGCTCTGTACGGACTTCGCAAGGGCGACCTCATCTTTACAGGAACGCCGGCAGGTGTCGGACGGGTCGCTGCCGGCGACATGCTTGAAGCAAGACTCTGCAAACGCAGCAGTTTCGAGAATGAATCCTATGAACTTACGGCACTCACAGCTACGGTTCTTCAGGGAATGTCCCGGCACTGA
- a CDS encoding dihydroorotase → MSTIFQRAHLLNPAENLDATGSIRIDGSGFIESVSLGSADMPHNDDDRVIDLDGKLLVPGLFDMHCHFREPGQEYKETLETGSSAAAAGGYTGVALMPNTRPVIDSPLGVAYIRHHSALLPVDLEVIGAMTVESRGETLAPFGKFRSYGVTAISDDGTAIQNTQIMRLAFEYASNFDLLIIQHCEDKTLTKGGVMNESHFSTILGLKGIPDVAEAIIVSRDLQLMRYLQQHKLHDPLNQPRYHVAHISTGAALDLVRQAKLDGLQVTCEVTPHHFTLSDEDLFLAEAKGNFIMKPPLGSAENMQALIDAIADGTIDAIATDHAPHAAHEKDCPPDQAAFGITGLETAVGLTLTELVSKNVITMQRAIEMLSVNPRKIMNLAPVHFRAGEMANMTIIDPEVEWTVTKDDMKSRSQNTPFIGRRLKGRAVGIYHKGALLENR, encoded by the coding sequence ATGAGCACTATTTTTCAGAGGGCACATCTGCTCAATCCGGCTGAAAACCTCGATGCAACCGGATCAATCAGGATCGATGGATCGGGCTTTATCGAATCCGTCTCCCTTGGCAGCGCCGATATGCCGCATAACGATGACGACCGGGTTATCGATCTCGACGGCAAACTGCTTGTTCCCGGTCTTTTCGACATGCACTGCCATTTCCGGGAGCCGGGACAGGAGTACAAGGAGACGCTTGAAACCGGTTCTTCGGCAGCAGCAGCCGGAGGATATACCGGCGTTGCGCTCATGCCCAATACCCGTCCCGTAATCGACAGTCCGCTTGGCGTCGCCTATATCCGGCATCATTCCGCCCTGCTGCCGGTCGATCTGGAAGTCATCGGCGCCATGACCGTCGAAAGCCGGGGGGAAACTCTCGCTCCTTTCGGGAAGTTCCGCTCTTACGGCGTTACTGCCATCTCGGATGACGGCACCGCCATTCAGAATACCCAGATCATGCGGCTTGCATTCGAATATGCTTCAAATTTCGACCTGCTCATCATTCAGCACTGTGAAGATAAAACGCTGACAAAAGGCGGGGTGATGAATGAAAGCCATTTTTCAACCATTCTCGGTCTGAAGGGCATTCCCGATGTAGCGGAAGCCATTATCGTTTCCCGAGATCTTCAGCTCATGAGATATCTCCAGCAGCATAAGTTGCACGATCCGCTCAATCAGCCCCGTTACCACGTGGCGCATATCAGCACCGGAGCGGCGCTCGACCTTGTCAGACAGGCAAAACTCGATGGGCTGCAGGTCACCTGTGAAGTGACTCCCCACCATTTCACCCTCAGCGACGAAGATCTGTTCCTGGCTGAAGCGAAAGGAAACTTCATCATGAAGCCACCTCTCGGCTCTGCCGAAAACATGCAGGCTCTGATCGATGCCATTGCCGACGGCACGATCGATGCCATTGCGACCGACCATGCTCCACACGCTGCTCACGAAAAGGATTGTCCTCCCGATCAGGCGGCGTTCGGGATAACCGGACTGGAAACCGCCGTAGGGCTCACTCTGACGGAACTGGTGTCAAAAAATGTTATCACTATGCAAAGAGCCATTGAAATGCTTTCGGTCAATCCAAGGAAGATCATGAACCTTGCTCCGGTTCACTTCAGGGCAGGAGAAATGGCAAATATGACCATCATAGACCCTGAAGTCGAGTGGACGGTCACAAAGGATGATATGAAATCCAGGTCACAGAACACCCCGTTTATCGGACGCAGGCTCAAAGGGCGGGCTGTCGGTATCTATCACAAAGGAGCGTTGCTTGAAAACCGTTGA
- a CDS encoding class I SAM-dependent methyltransferase, which produces MSESDHSSGFDAREPWFAEWFNHPLYLQVYSHRDTGEAVRCIRTILDRTRLAGISPSSLTVLDIACGAGRHALELARLGYSVTGNDLSPFLLDTARGEAAAISVELAFTCCDMRKLPHDNRFDLVVQLFTSFGYFDTENDDRQVLANVYQVLNSGGWYVLDLINPLHLKRNLVERSCRMIENLTVIEERSLTDQRITKTITITPEKGEPLSFTESVALFSEEKISDMLRNAGFLIDSIAGDYSGSAFDSGHSPRMMLFSRKP; this is translated from the coding sequence ATGTCTGAAAGCGATCACTCTTCCGGTTTCGATGCCCGGGAGCCCTGGTTTGCGGAGTGGTTCAATCATCCGCTGTATCTGCAGGTGTACAGCCACAGGGATACAGGAGAAGCTGTTCGCTGCATACGTACCATTCTCGATCGTACCAGACTTGCAGGCATATCTCCCTCTTCTCTGACCGTGCTCGATATTGCCTGTGGTGCCGGGCGTCATGCTCTTGAACTCGCCCGTCTCGGCTACAGCGTAACCGGTAACGATCTTTCGCCCTTTCTTCTCGATACGGCCCGCGGTGAGGCGGCGGCCATCAGCGTCGAACTTGCCTTCACCTGCTGCGACATGCGCAAACTCCCGCACGACAACCGTTTCGATCTTGTTGTGCAGCTTTTTACCAGCTTCGGTTATTTTGACACGGAAAATGATGATCGTCAAGTGCTCGCAAATGTTTACCAGGTGCTCAACAGTGGCGGCTGGTACGTACTCGACCTGATAAATCCCCTTCATCTGAAGCGGAACCTCGTAGAGCGATCGTGTCGTATGATCGAAAATCTGACGGTTATCGAAGAGCGGTCGCTCACCGACCAACGCATCACCAAAACGATCACCATTACTCCCGAAAAAGGCGAGCCACTCTCTTTTACAGAATCGGTCGCGCTCTTTTCAGAAGAAAAAATTTCGGATATGCTTCGTAACGCAGGGTTTTTGATCGATTCGATTGCCGGTGATTACAGCGGCTCGGCGTTCGACAGCGGCCATTCTCCAAGAATGATGCTATTCTCGCGAAAGCCTTGA